One window of Erwinia aphidicola genomic DNA carries:
- a CDS encoding zinc/cadmium/mercury/lead-transporting ATPase has product MHQHSSCGCGHCHASKQHGCSTRPRPVISKITSVSAASVEAPCCAESSCSPTGADPLDEGDRPGSGTRFSWQVSGMDCPSCARKVETAVRQLPGIHQARVVFASEKLLVDCSDDRRSDVEQAVSRAGFQLQRSDAAPAAKAEVSFWRENLSLIALVGLMAISWLLNSVNHPAGNLAFIATTLVGVWPIARSALRLMRSGSPFSIETLMSVAAIGALFIGATAEAAMVLLLFMLGERLESFAAGRARKGVTALMALKPDVALRISNGQRESVAVSALRPGDVIEVAAGARLPADASLLSPFASFDESALTGESIPVERQQGEKIRAGCLSVDRLVQLQVVSEPGNSAIDRILHLIEEAEERRAPIERFLDRFSRIYTPVIMLMALLVAIVPPLLFAAAWQPWIYKGLTLLLIGCPCALVISTPAAITSGLAAAARRGALIKGGAALESLGSVRTIAFDKTGTLTEGKPQVTALLPLAGSDEEQLLATAAAIEQGSSHPLAQAIVAAAAGRSLILPEATDRRALAGSGVEAKVSGRLLSISSPTKLPSTLLAPQQQVVEELESAGNTVVLLHDAAQLLGIIALRDTLRADARGALAELQALGINGVMLTGDNPRAAAAIAAELGIDYRAGLLPADKVAAVSALNAKQPVAMVGDGINDAPAMKAATIGIAMGSGSDVALETADAALTHNRLSGLAAMIRLSRATHANIRQNVALALGLKGIFLLTTLLGITGLWLAVLADSGATALVTANALRLLRKK; this is encoded by the coding sequence ATGCACCAGCACTCTTCTTGCGGTTGTGGTCACTGCCACGCCAGCAAACAACACGGATGCAGCACCCGCCCGCGTCCCGTTATCAGCAAAATTACTTCCGTCAGCGCGGCCAGCGTTGAGGCGCCCTGCTGCGCCGAATCATCCTGCAGTCCCACCGGGGCTGACCCCCTTGATGAGGGCGACAGGCCCGGCTCCGGCACGCGCTTCAGCTGGCAGGTCAGCGGGATGGACTGCCCAAGCTGCGCGCGTAAAGTCGAAACCGCCGTCAGGCAGCTGCCCGGGATTCACCAGGCGCGCGTGGTGTTCGCCAGTGAAAAGCTGCTGGTCGACTGCTCAGACGACAGGCGCAGCGACGTCGAGCAGGCCGTGTCCCGCGCCGGGTTCCAGCTGCAGCGCAGCGACGCTGCGCCAGCAGCAAAAGCCGAAGTCAGCTTCTGGCGGGAAAATCTCAGCCTGATAGCCCTGGTGGGGCTGATGGCCATCAGCTGGCTGCTTAACAGCGTCAACCACCCGGCCGGCAACCTCGCCTTTATCGCCACCACGCTGGTGGGCGTCTGGCCCATTGCCCGCAGCGCGCTGCGCCTGATGCGCAGCGGGTCACCGTTCTCGATTGAAACCCTGATGAGCGTGGCCGCTATTGGTGCGCTGTTTATCGGTGCCACCGCAGAAGCGGCGATGGTGCTGCTGCTGTTTATGCTCGGCGAGCGGCTGGAGTCCTTCGCCGCCGGTCGCGCGCGCAAAGGCGTCACGGCTCTGATGGCGCTGAAGCCGGACGTTGCCCTGCGCATTAGCAACGGCCAGCGCGAGAGCGTGGCGGTCAGCGCGCTGCGCCCGGGCGATGTGATTGAAGTGGCCGCCGGAGCGCGCCTGCCCGCCGATGCCAGCCTGCTTAGCCCATTTGCCAGCTTCGACGAAAGCGCCCTGACCGGCGAGTCGATCCCGGTTGAGCGCCAGCAGGGCGAGAAAATCCGCGCCGGTTGCCTGAGCGTTGACCGTTTGGTGCAGCTGCAGGTGGTTTCCGAGCCGGGCAACAGCGCGATTGACCGCATTCTGCATCTGATTGAAGAGGCCGAAGAGCGCCGCGCGCCGATTGAGCGCTTCCTTGACCGCTTTAGCCGCATCTACACCCCGGTGATTATGCTGATGGCGCTGCTGGTCGCCATCGTGCCGCCGCTGCTGTTTGCCGCCGCGTGGCAGCCGTGGATCTATAAAGGGCTGACCCTGCTGCTGATCGGCTGCCCTTGCGCGCTGGTGATCTCCACCCCCGCCGCGATCACTTCCGGGCTGGCCGCCGCTGCGCGCCGTGGTGCGCTGATTAAAGGCGGCGCCGCGCTGGAAAGCCTCGGCAGCGTGCGCACCATCGCTTTTGATAAAACCGGCACGCTGACCGAGGGCAAGCCGCAGGTCACCGCGCTGCTGCCGCTGGCGGGCAGTGATGAGGAGCAGCTGCTGGCCACCGCCGCCGCGATTGAACAGGGTTCTTCGCACCCGCTGGCGCAGGCGATTGTTGCCGCCGCCGCCGGGCGCTCGCTGATATTGCCTGAAGCCACCGATCGGCGCGCTCTGGCAGGCAGCGGCGTGGAGGCAAAAGTTAGCGGGCGCTTACTTTCCATTAGCTCCCCGACTAAACTGCCTTCAACGCTGCTCGCCCCCCAGCAGCAGGTGGTGGAAGAGCTGGAAAGCGCCGGCAATACCGTGGTGCTGCTGCATGACGCCGCGCAGCTGCTGGGGATTATCGCCCTGCGCGATACGCTGCGCGCCGATGCCCGGGGCGCGCTGGCAGAGCTGCAAGCGCTGGGGATTAATGGCGTGATGCTGACCGGGGACAACCCGCGAGCTGCCGCCGCGATTGCCGCCGAGCTGGGGATTGACTACCGCGCCGGGCTGCTGCCGGCAGACAAGGTGGCGGCGGTCAGCGCGCTGAACGCTAAACAGCCGGTGGCGATGGTCGGTGACGGCATTAACGATGCGCCAGCGATGAAGGCCGCGACCATCGGCATTGCGATGGGCAGCGGCAGCGATGTGGCGCTGGAGACCGCCGACGCGGCGCTGACCCATAACCGCCTTAGCGGGCTGGCGGCGATGATCCGCCTGTCGCGCGCCACCCACGCCAATATCCGCCAGAACGTGGCGCTGGCGCTGGGGCTTAAGGGGATTTTTCTGCTGACCACGCTGCTGGGGATCACCGGCCTGTGGCTGGCGGTTCTGGCAGATTCGGGGGCTACCGCGTTAGTAACCGCTAACGCATTGCGACTGTTGCGCAAGAAATAA
- the tusA gene encoding sulfurtransferase TusA — protein MSDLFANPDQTLDALGLRCPEPVMMVRKTVRHMQEGETLLIIADDPATKRDIPGFCRFMEHTLVAENTEAMPYQFLLKKGL, from the coding sequence ATGAGCGACCTCTTCGCTAATCCCGACCAGACCCTTGATGCGCTGGGCCTGCGCTGCCCGGAACCGGTAATGATGGTGCGCAAAACCGTGCGCCATATGCAGGAGGGTGAAACCCTGCTGATCATCGCCGATGACCCGGCCACCAAACGCGATATCCCCGGCTTCTGCCGTTTTATGGAACACACGCTGGTGGCCGAGAACACCGAGGCGATGCCGTATCAGTTTTTGTTGAAGAAAGGGTTATAG
- a CDS encoding 7-cyano-7-deazaguanine/7-aminomethyl-7-deazaguanine transporter, whose amino-acid sequence MIAFTARQRTHALVWLSLFHLLVITSSNYLVQLPVAIFGLHTTWGAFSFPFIFLATDLTVRIFGAPLARRIILAVMIPALAISYVISALFYQGEWQGLAALSQMNLFVARIACASFMAYALGQILDVHVFNRLRQKAAWWMAPAAAMFLGNISDTLAFFFIAFYKSPDPFMATHWVEIALVDYSFKVLICMVFFLPAYGVLLNTALKRLARTPARTHVNFG is encoded by the coding sequence ATGATCGCTTTCACTGCGCGTCAGCGCACCCACGCGCTGGTCTGGCTCTCCCTGTTTCACCTGCTGGTGATCACCTCCAGTAACTACCTGGTCCAGCTGCCGGTGGCCATTTTTGGCCTGCACACCACCTGGGGTGCCTTCAGCTTCCCGTTTATCTTCCTCGCTACCGACCTGACCGTGCGTATTTTTGGCGCTCCGCTGGCACGCCGCATTATTCTGGCGGTGATGATCCCGGCGCTGGCGATCTCTTACGTTATCTCCGCACTGTTCTATCAGGGCGAATGGCAGGGCTTAGCCGCGCTGTCTCAGATGAACCTGTTTGTTGCCCGCATCGCCTGCGCCAGCTTTATGGCTTACGCGCTGGGCCAGATCTTAGACGTGCACGTCTTCAACCGCCTGCGTCAGAAAGCAGCATGGTGGATGGCCCCGGCGGCCGCGATGTTCCTCGGCAATATCAGCGACACGCTGGCATTCTTCTTTATCGCCTTCTATAAAAGCCCGGACCCGTTTATGGCCACGCACTGGGTGGAGATCGCCCTGGTGGATTACAGCTTCAAAGTGCTGATCTGCATGGTGTTCTTCCTGCCTGCCTACGGGGTGCTGCTCAACACCGCGCTCAAACGACTGGCCAGGACGCCCGCACGTACCCATGTAAACTTTGGTTAG
- a CDS encoding DcrB family lipoprotein, with amino-acid sequence MRNLLKYAGIAVLVAGLAACDGKKDKDAADDNGTSSSQSTQNVTLMDGKLSFTLPPGMSDKSGKLGTQANNMHVYADESGQRAIIVIDGESTNEGLDVLAGRLEAQQRNRDAQLQVVTNKAITVKGQPLQQLDTVISANNQSSWSSVVLGKVDGKLLTLQITLPADNQQQAQTEAESIINTITLK; translated from the coding sequence ATGCGTAACTTACTAAAATATGCCGGAATAGCAGTTCTGGTGGCTGGCCTGGCCGCCTGCGATGGCAAAAAAGACAAAGACGCTGCCGATGACAATGGCACCAGCAGCAGCCAGTCTACCCAGAACGTCACTCTGATGGACGGTAAGCTAAGCTTTACCCTGCCGCCGGGCATGTCGGACAAGAGCGGCAAGCTCGGGACTCAGGCCAATAATATGCACGTCTACGCCGATGAATCCGGCCAGAGAGCCATTATTGTGATTGATGGTGAGAGCACCAATGAAGGGCTGGACGTGCTGGCAGGCCGTCTGGAAGCGCAGCAGCGCAACCGCGATGCCCAACTGCAGGTGGTGACGAACAAAGCGATCACCGTCAAGGGTCAGCCACTTCAGCAGCTGGATACCGTAATCTCTGCCAACAACCAGTCTTCATGGTCTTCCGTGGTGCTGGGCAAAGTTGATGGCAAACTGTTGACGCTGCAAATCACCCTGCCTGCGGATAATCAGCAGCAGGCGCAGACCGAAGCGGAAAGCATTATCAATACCATTACGTTGAAATAG